A window of Sulfurimonas gotlandica GD1 contains these coding sequences:
- a CDS encoding ATP-binding protein: MLSKSKISGVVWYKSLGFSILFWFLLLSLVPLLIISYESNAISVKSFKEAAYEDLKHSVELEKKFIDNWFYYRKVDISIWSQTKANIDFLTLLISEYKNSNNNLSEFVKTYNYVDIRNKNQNDLLKLVKHYDYIYDLFLINDEGDILYTVAQEDDLGTNLLEGEYSSTKFAASYSKTIKDGKINFSDLELYKPSNNVITGFLTAPLVDDKGNRVGVMAVQLKAERISSLFNDGVNRTSNYLLSSDGLLISDMASLTDRSKVEALVLKEWYISHKNEESLETMSGYKNPFSQDVIGTYDNVDVLGVKWILFSEINEESIYKIANKATYKAFIFFIITMIIVVIVAFFISRRIVKPIKSLLDASIKFSRGERDVSLNLGCKGEIGELESAFNIMIYSLKENEERLKEQTSEAKKALQELAEQKFALDAHSIVAITDVKGTITFVNEKFIEISGYPREELIGKNHRLLNSGLHGMEFWNNMYATVSSGKIWHDEVCNIAKDGHFYWVDTTIVPFMNENNKPKSYVAIRTDITDKKAAELELIEANEIAEESVKAKSEFLATMSHEIRTPMNGVIGMLGLLMNTKLDETQRRQASLAEGSAKALLTLINDILDFSKLEAEKMELDNIDFNLRDELETFRDTIAIKAQEKGIEVILDTSDIKTDIINADLGRIRQILFNIVGNAVKFTSKGHVLIKASLTLVDKVNARLILKMSDTGIGIPNDKLDRLFESFSQVDASTTRKYGGTGLGLAIVQKLCSLMGGKIDVKSDLGHGSTFTVDIGVKLSKSSSLVKTPIADNIEFDKNTKVLLVEDNQTNQIVAQGILNSFGLNADVANNGIEALELLKDSAKKYDVVLMDCQMPELDGYDTTRAIRDAKAGKAYISIPIIAMTANAMAGDKEKCSIAGMDDYLSKPLDPELLRSTLAKWLLKKDKVENNSKKELLLWDEKNALNRLGGSEKLLKKVLLIFADDIQNSLKSLKEAIEKKDDSGIKLHSHSIKGSCGNVSAMKMEQMAREIELNESEFKEEELHEKFQELQKNASELLRVLDEYIKKDASLHNIEKKLSELEIIKIMLFLKEELKKGSYIDTGSMDIFNISIDEARDLKLKKLKKEIDSFLTDEALVTIDDILNQVM; this comes from the coding sequence ATGTTAAGTAAATCAAAAATAAGTGGAGTTGTCTGGTATAAATCACTCGGCTTTTCAATCCTTTTTTGGTTTTTACTTTTATCATTAGTTCCTCTGCTTATTATCTCGTATGAGAGTAATGCAATAAGTGTAAAAAGTTTTAAAGAAGCTGCTTATGAAGACCTGAAACATTCAGTAGAATTAGAAAAAAAGTTTATTGACAACTGGTTTTACTATAGGAAAGTTGATATATCAATTTGGTCACAAACTAAAGCAAATATAGATTTTTTAACTCTTCTTATATCGGAATATAAAAATAGTAATAATAACTTAAGTGAGTTTGTAAAAACTTATAACTATGTAGATATCCGGAATAAAAATCAGAATGACCTGCTAAAACTAGTTAAACATTATGACTATATTTATGACCTGTTTTTGATTAATGACGAAGGTGATATTCTCTATACAGTAGCTCAAGAAGATGACCTTGGCACTAATCTGCTAGAAGGTGAATATTCTTCAACAAAATTTGCAGCGTCTTACTCTAAAACAATTAAAGACGGAAAAATTAATTTTTCTGATTTAGAACTTTACAAACCTTCAAATAATGTAATCACAGGCTTTTTAACTGCACCATTAGTTGATGATAAAGGTAATCGAGTTGGCGTGATGGCTGTTCAGTTAAAAGCAGAGCGTATCTCTTCACTTTTTAATGATGGAGTTAATAGAACGAGTAATTATCTTCTCAGCTCAGATGGATTACTTATAAGTGATATGGCATCTCTAACCGATAGATCTAAAGTTGAAGCTTTGGTTTTAAAAGAGTGGTATATATCTCACAAGAATGAAGAGTCTCTAGAGACTATGTCTGGTTACAAAAATCCATTTTCACAAGACGTAATAGGAACGTATGATAATGTTGATGTTCTAGGTGTAAAATGGATACTTTTTAGTGAAATTAATGAAGAAAGTATTTATAAAATTGCAAATAAGGCAACATATAAAGCTTTTATTTTCTTTATAATAACTATGATTATCGTTGTGATAGTCGCATTTTTTATATCCCGTCGTATAGTTAAGCCTATTAAATCTCTATTGGATGCCAGTATAAAATTCTCCAGAGGTGAGCGAGATGTAAGTCTAAATCTTGGGTGTAAAGGGGAAATAGGAGAGCTGGAATCTGCATTTAACATAATGATTTATTCTTTAAAAGAGAATGAAGAACGATTAAAAGAACAGACTTCAGAGGCTAAAAAAGCACTACAAGAGCTTGCTGAACAGAAGTTTGCACTTGACGCACACTCTATTGTTGCAATTACAGATGTAAAAGGCACCATAACATTTGTAAATGAAAAGTTTATAGAAATCAGCGGGTATCCAAGAGAAGAGTTGATAGGAAAAAACCATCGCCTGCTTAACTCAGGGCTTCATGGTATGGAGTTTTGGAATAATATGTATGCAACAGTTTCAAGCGGTAAAATTTGGCATGATGAAGTTTGCAATATTGCAAAAGATGGACATTTTTACTGGGTAGATACAACTATAGTTCCATTTATGAATGAAAATAACAAACCAAAGAGTTATGTAGCAATTCGAACTGATATAACAGATAAAAAAGCTGCAGAGTTAGAACTTATAGAAGCAAATGAGATTGCAGAGGAAAGTGTAAAAGCAAAATCAGAGTTTTTAGCAACTATGTCTCATGAGATAAGAACGCCAATGAACGGTGTTATAGGTATGCTTGGTTTACTTATGAATACTAAACTTGATGAGACTCAAAGGCGTCAAGCATCTTTGGCTGAGGGCAGTGCAAAAGCACTTCTAACTCTCATAAACGATATTTTAGATTTTTCTAAACTTGAAGCAGAAAAGATGGAGCTAGATAATATTGATTTTAACCTTCGTGACGAACTGGAAACTTTTAGAGATACTATAGCAATTAAAGCTCAAGAAAAAGGTATTGAAGTCATCCTAGATACAAGTGATATAAAAACAGATATCATAAATGCGGATTTAGGTCGAATACGTCAAATACTTTTTAATATCGTAGGTAATGCGGTTAAGTTCACATCAAAAGGTCATGTTCTTATAAAAGCAAGTTTGACTCTAGTAGACAAGGTAAATGCAAGGTTAATTCTAAAGATGTCAGACACTGGAATCGGTATACCTAACGATAAGCTGGATAGACTTTTTGAATCATTTTCTCAAGTAGATGCATCTACCACAAGAAAGTATGGGGGAACGGGACTTGGTCTTGCTATTGTGCAAAAGTTATGTTCTTTGATGGGTGGCAAGATAGACGTTAAAAGTGATTTAGGACATGGAAGTACATTCACTGTTGATATTGGTGTAAAACTTAGCAAAAGTTCATCGTTGGTAAAAACACCAATTGCAGATAATATTGAGTTCGATAAAAACACAAAAGTCTTATTGGTTGAGGATAACCAAACAAATCAAATTGTCGCACAAGGAATTTTAAATAGTTTTGGGCTAAATGCGGATGTGGCCAATAATGGTATAGAAGCTCTTGAACTACTAAAAGACTCTGCTAAAAAGTATGATGTTGTTTTGATGGACTGCCAGATGCCAGAACTAGATGGCTATGATACAACAAGGGCTATTAGAGATGCAAAAGCAGGAAAAGCATATATATCAATACCAATTATTGCAATGACTGCAAATGCTATGGCTGGAGATAAAGAAAAGTGCAGTATTGCCGGGATGGATGATTATTTATCGAAACCTTTAGATCCAGAGTTACTCAGAAGCACTCTCGCTAAGTGGTTATTGAAAAAAGATAAAGTAGAAAACAATAGCAAGAAAGAGCTCTTATTATGGGATGAGAAAAATGCTTTAAATCGCCTTGGAGGTTCTGAAAAACTTCTAAAAAAAGTATTGCTGATCTTTGCAGATGATATACAAAACTCACTAAAATCTCTAAAAGAGGCAATAGAGAAAAAAGATGACTCAGGTATAAAACTTCATTCACACTCTATAAAAGGTTCATGTGGAAATGTGAGTGCAATGAAGATGGAGCAAATGGCTAGAGAGATAGAGTTAAATGAGTCTGAGTTTAAAGAAGAAGAACTTCACGAAAAGTTTCAAGAACTGCAAAAAAATGCATCTGAATTGTTGAGAGTTTTAGATGAGTATATTAAAAAAGATGCCAGTTTGCACAATATAGAAAAAAAACTTAGCGAACTAGAGATAATTAAAATAATGCTATTCCTAAAAGAAGAGTTGAAAAAAGGCTCATATATTGATACTGGCAGTATGGATATTTTTAACATAAGTATAGATGAAGCAAGAGATTTAAAGTTGAAGAAGTTAAAAAAAGAGATAGACAGTTTTTTGACAGATGAAGCATTAGTGACAATAGATGATATTTTAAATCAAGTGATGTAA